A part of Candidatus Electrothrix aestuarii genomic DNA contains:
- a CDS encoding nucleotidyltransferase domain-containing protein: MGISKSRKEFIKEQIRNMLCHEKEIQKIVLFGSFLHSDQPNDVDIAVFQNSDKKYLPLALKYRRLVREISKILPVDVLPLKVAAKGAFLREIEAGEIIYER; encoded by the coding sequence ATGGGCATCTCCAAAAGTCGTAAAGAGTTCATCAAAGAACAGATCAGAAATATGCTCTGCCACGAAAAAGAAATTCAAAAAATAGTCCTGTTCGGGTCTTTTCTTCACTCGGATCAGCCCAATGATGTTGACATTGCTGTCTTCCAGAACAGCGATAAAAAATATCTCCCCCTTGCTCTCAAATATCGAAGGCTTGTTCGGGAAATTTCCAAGATACTCCCTGTTGATGTGCTTCCGCTGAAAGTAGCGGCAAAGGGCGCGTTCCTACGTGAAATAGAAGCCGGGGAAATAATCTATGAGAGATGA
- a CDS encoding Na(+)-translocating NADH-quinone reductase subunit A has translation MASSRTEFTISKGLDIPISGAPEQQIGEGNPVSEIALLGIDYVGLKPTMKVRVDDQVATGQLLFTDKKNPGVRFTAPAPGKVIAINRGFRRRFESLVIKLEGEKKHTFTPPCPAPEQLPDRETIKNVLIESGQWTSLRARPYGKVPFPDAEATSLFITAIDTQPLAADPSIIINEYRGDFILGLNALQTLTAKTFLCCSQDISLRRADLPNIEVAHFSGPHPAGLASTHIHFLDPVHSGKEVWHIGYQDVIGVGYLFRTGKLWEERVVALTGPSIQRPRLIKTLAGASIPELCQDELADSPARLIAGSVLNGHGMGEENVHGYLGRYQQQVCALPEKDGSGLLNWLRLGGDRYSSLPIFLSAFTKKAGSKFPLSTASWGGKRAILPMGTYEQVMPLNLIATALLKAIASGNTEKAAALGCLELIEEDLALCSFVCPGKNNFGPMLREVLTRIEEDG, from the coding sequence ATGGCTTCTTCCAGAACGGAGTTCACCATAAGCAAGGGGCTGGATATTCCCATCAGCGGCGCACCGGAGCAACAGATCGGTGAGGGCAACCCGGTTTCAGAGATTGCCCTGCTCGGTATTGATTATGTTGGCCTGAAACCCACCATGAAGGTGCGAGTAGACGATCAGGTGGCAACGGGACAACTTCTTTTTACGGATAAAAAAAATCCCGGGGTCCGCTTTACTGCCCCTGCTCCGGGTAAAGTCATTGCCATTAATCGAGGATTTCGTCGTCGCTTTGAATCCCTGGTGATCAAACTGGAGGGAGAAAAAAAGCATACCTTTACCCCGCCCTGCCCTGCCCCAGAGCAACTCCCTGATAGGGAGACCATCAAGAACGTTCTTATTGAATCCGGACAATGGACAAGCCTGCGGGCACGTCCCTACGGCAAAGTGCCCTTCCCCGATGCGGAAGCGACCTCCCTCTTTATCACGGCTATTGATACTCAGCCCTTAGCAGCAGATCCATCAATCATTATTAACGAGTACCGGGGTGATTTTATCTTAGGGCTGAACGCTCTTCAAACCCTGACAGCCAAAACCTTTCTCTGTTGCTCTCAGGACATAAGTCTGCGGAGAGCTGACCTCCCGAATATCGAGGTGGCTCATTTTTCCGGCCCCCATCCTGCCGGGCTGGCTTCAACCCATATCCATTTTCTTGATCCGGTGCATTCCGGCAAAGAGGTCTGGCATATCGGCTATCAGGATGTTATCGGGGTTGGTTACCTCTTCCGCACCGGTAAGCTCTGGGAGGAACGGGTTGTCGCCCTCACAGGGCCGTCCATCCAACGTCCGCGTTTAATAAAAACCTTGGCCGGGGCCTCTATTCCTGAGCTTTGCCAGGATGAGCTTGCTGATTCCCCGGCCCGCCTGATTGCCGGCTCGGTGTTGAACGGGCATGGGATGGGCGAAGAAAACGTTCACGGGTATTTGGGTCGTTATCAGCAGCAGGTCTGTGCCCTGCCGGAAAAAGACGGGAGCGGTCTGCTTAACTGGCTTCGCTTGGGAGGCGACCGCTACTCCAGCCTTCCGATCTTCCTTTCTGCCTTTACAAAGAAAGCCGGGAGCAAATTTCCTCTCAGCACAGCAAGCTGGGGAGGAAAACGGGCCATCCTGCCCATGGGAACTTATGAACAGGTTATGCCGCTGAACCTGATTGCCACGGCCCTGCTCAAGGCCATTGCCTCCGGCAATACGGAAAAGGCAGCTGCCTTGGGTTGCCTGGAACTGATTGAGGAGGACTTGGCTCTGTGCAGTTTTGTTTGTCCTGGGAAGAATAACTTCGGACCGATGTTGCGGGAGGTTTTGACCAGGATTGAGGAGGATGGGTAA
- a CDS encoding HEPN domain-containing protein, whose amino-acid sequence MRDETRKWFQYAEENLASARLLLQSDLFNPCLQNVQQAVEKALKAILVEKAIKLQKTHDILTIKYLLHEHGLDIDLSDDDCDFLNSIYLPSKYPVGSVLADYEPDETICREAISIAERALLSAGKLIG is encoded by the coding sequence ATGAGAGATGAAACCCGGAAGTGGTTCCAATATGCAGAGGAGAACCTTGCTTCGGCAAGGCTCCTGCTTCAAAGCGATCTCTTCAATCCCTGCCTGCAAAACGTCCAACAGGCGGTGGAGAAAGCACTGAAGGCGATTCTTGTCGAGAAGGCAATCAAGCTGCAAAAGACACATGATATTCTCACGATCAAATATCTTCTGCACGAACACGGCCTTGATATTGATCTATCCGATGATGATTGCGATTTCCTGAATTCCATCTACCTGCCGTCTAAATATCCGGTAGGCAGTGTGCTTGCTGATTATGAACCCGATGAAACTATATGTCGGGAAGCGATTTCCATTGCGGAAAGGGCGTTGCTGTCTGCTGGGAAGCTTATCGGGTAA
- a CDS encoding FAD:protein FMN transferase translates to MNNSSKRPQRGLTRRSFLHIAAIAGLVGTAGAARFFPFSPDEPRLLTVRKSFPLMGTMLNLTVYSPDQDQAEAAITAMMTRMQGLEGKLSRHQQTSEVAALNRTGSLAQPSEELLAVLELADTVHRKTAGAFDITVLPLLTLYQQQKEDLRNQPALIKSLVHNIDQEQLQLTSSQVRFASKDAAGSTAGNAGDLEITLDGIGKGYIVDQGVATLKSFGFQQVLVEAGGDLLVTGGKPHGAPWQIGIKKPRPEMPGELLTVAGENMAVATSGDYFQPFSPDLLSHHILNPKTGFSPPELASCTITAPNAALADALATGCMVLGTKDSIDMLSDMPGCEGLFIGKDLSVHKTKGFAG, encoded by the coding sequence ATGAATAATTCCTCTAAGCGCCCCCAACGAGGCCTGACCCGTCGTTCCTTCCTGCATATTGCCGCTATTGCCGGTCTTGTTGGTACTGCTGGTGCTGCCCGCTTTTTTCCTTTTTCTCCTGATGAACCCCGGCTTCTTACAGTCCGCAAGTCCTTTCCTCTGATGGGAACCATGCTCAATCTCACGGTGTACAGCCCGGACCAGGATCAGGCCGAGGCGGCAATCACGGCCATGATGACTCGTATGCAGGGTCTTGAAGGCAAACTCTCCCGCCATCAGCAGACAAGCGAGGTCGCGGCACTGAACCGCACCGGTTCGCTCGCCCAACCGAGCGAAGAACTTCTTGCCGTCCTTGAGCTGGCTGATACCGTGCATCGCAAAACGGCAGGTGCTTTTGATATCACGGTGCTTCCTCTTCTGACCCTGTATCAGCAGCAAAAAGAAGACCTTCGCAATCAACCGGCCCTTATCAAGAGCCTTGTCCACAATATCGACCAGGAACAGCTTCAGCTCACCTCCTCTCAAGTTCGTTTCGCCAGCAAGGACGCAGCAGGTAGCACAGCCGGAAACGCGGGAGACCTCGAAATAACCCTGGACGGCATCGGCAAGGGCTATATCGTGGATCAGGGCGTTGCCACTCTGAAATCTTTTGGTTTTCAGCAGGTATTAGTGGAAGCTGGCGGCGATCTGCTGGTTACCGGCGGCAAGCCTCACGGAGCACCCTGGCAAATCGGCATCAAAAAACCGCGCCCCGAGATGCCTGGAGAACTCCTCACTGTCGCAGGGGAAAACATGGCTGTGGCCACCTCGGGCGATTATTTCCAGCCCTTCAGCCCGGACCTGCTTTCTCATCATATCCTTAATCCCAAAACCGGCTTTTCCCCGCCCGAGCTGGCAAGCTGCACTATAACGGCCCCCAATGCGGCCTTGGCCGATGCCTTAGCAACGGGCTGTATGGTGCTGGGGACTAAAGACAGTATAGATATGCTGTCAGATATGCCAGGCTGCGAGGGACTGTTCATCGGAAAGGATTTATCTGTTCATAAAACTAAGGGATTTGCGGGCTGA